One region of Pseudoalteromonas piscicida genomic DNA includes:
- a CDS encoding arginase family protein, translated as MSESKKQFHKKLEHCLCPPGDGVFTVNTAKERKDALRQKLYGQTEGVDTLWKASLEKLGESEHKAVILGISSDCGGGILRGANWGPLFLRSTLIEQQPQTSAFDLGDVRVIPHLLHDKYLNESTISNCQKALYADPESEYYVSPLSITEDVCDGFYENYPDKGVFGIGGDHSISYPLTKAYLKAKRARGVKTAIIHFDAHTDLLVERLGIDLCFGSWCTHILEFLPAPHHLVQFGIRSSGKPKSHWESTFGIKQHWAHEIRERGAQAIVDEVIAQLKADGVEELYVSFDIDALDEEFASATGTPEAGGMTPDEAMLILQALRGEFKITGADMMEIAPFTDSSLVGQTSSETTLKEGAKLSAFLIDAINNS; from the coding sequence ATGTCTGAGAGCAAAAAACAATTCCATAAAAAACTTGAGCACTGTTTATGCCCACCGGGAGATGGTGTGTTTACAGTAAACACAGCGAAAGAAAGAAAAGACGCGCTAAGACAAAAGCTATACGGACAAACAGAAGGTGTCGATACTTTATGGAAAGCGTCACTGGAAAAATTGGGCGAAAGTGAACATAAAGCGGTAATTCTTGGGATCAGTTCAGATTGTGGCGGTGGTATTTTACGCGGAGCGAACTGGGGTCCGTTATTTTTGCGTTCGACATTAATTGAGCAACAGCCACAAACGAGCGCGTTTGACCTTGGCGATGTGCGTGTTATTCCACATTTACTACATGACAAATATTTAAACGAGAGCACGATCAGTAACTGTCAAAAGGCACTTTATGCTGACCCTGAGAGTGAGTATTACGTGTCACCATTATCTATTACAGAAGATGTGTGTGATGGCTTTTACGAAAACTATCCAGATAAAGGCGTATTTGGGATTGGTGGCGACCACTCAATCAGCTATCCACTAACAAAAGCGTATCTTAAAGCAAAGCGTGCTCGCGGTGTAAAAACAGCAATTATTCACTTTGATGCCCATACAGATTTACTCGTTGAGCGCTTAGGTATCGATTTATGTTTTGGCTCTTGGTGTACGCATATCCTTGAGTTTTTACCTGCACCACATCATTTAGTACAATTTGGGATCCGCTCTAGCGGTAAACCTAAATCTCATTGGGAGTCTACATTCGGCATTAAGCAGCATTGGGCTCATGAGATCAGAGAGCGTGGTGCACAAGCGATTGTAGATGAAGTTATTGCGCAGCTAAAGGCTGACGGTGTTGAAGAACTTTATGTTAGCTTTGACATTGACGCACTTGATGAAGAGTTTGCTTCTGCAACAGGTACCCCTGAAGCGGGCGGCATGACTCCGGACGAAGCGATGTTAATTCTACAAGCACTGCGCGGTGAATTTAAAATTACAGGCGCAGACATGATGGAAATTGCACCATTTACCGACAGCTCTCTTGTTGGACAAACTAGCTCAGAAACGACGCTTAAAGAAGGTGCTAAGCTGAGTGCGTTTTTAATTGATGCTATCAACAATAGCTAA
- a CDS encoding transporter substrate-binding domain-containing protein — MKGAYSVGLCLLLMSFSALAYTLNIVTENFPDFQYLDDKGELIGRAADKVRTVLDDSGLDYTISVLSWPAAYNAALRKGDTCVFSTARNTIRENEFNWVFPIDTFTTSFYALRESKIKLNKLEDAQAYRTAVIRDNFSHQFLMEHGFQEGKQMVLINSFDKVFELLKTRKDFVELVILSDAQFRFRSAKEQTAQLLEPVYTLDQFNTSLYLACNKNVPKHILEKLKDTYNALYAVK, encoded by the coding sequence ATGAAGGGTGCTTACTCAGTTGGCCTTTGTCTTTTACTGATGAGTTTCAGTGCGCTTGCCTATACGCTAAATATTGTCACTGAGAATTTTCCTGACTTCCAATATCTTGATGACAAAGGAGAGTTAATTGGACGCGCTGCGGATAAAGTCAGGACAGTGCTTGATGACTCCGGCCTTGATTACACCATCAGCGTACTTTCATGGCCAGCAGCCTACAATGCCGCATTAAGAAAAGGCGATACCTGTGTCTTTTCAACAGCGAGAAATACTATTCGCGAAAATGAGTTTAATTGGGTATTTCCCATTGATACCTTTACCACCTCTTTCTACGCGCTACGTGAGAGCAAAATCAAGTTGAACAAATTAGAAGATGCGCAAGCTTATCGAACTGCGGTGATCCGAGACAATTTTAGCCACCAGTTTTTAATGGAACATGGTTTTCAAGAGGGGAAACAGATGGTTCTTATTAATTCTTTTGATAAGGTTTTTGAACTACTCAAAACGCGAAAAGACTTTGTTGAATTGGTGATACTCAGCGATGCTCAGTTTAGGTTTCGAAGTGCAAAAGAGCAAACGGCTCAGTTACTTGAGCCGGTATATACATTAGATCAGTTTAATACGTCACTTTATCTAGCCTGTAATAAAAATGTTCCCAAGCATATTCTTGAAAAGCTTAAGGACACTTACAACGCGCTTTATGCAGTTAAATAA
- a CDS encoding VF530 family DNA-binding protein, whose translation MKLEEIIVKLEQQLGWKEMAAAVDINCFKDNPSVKSSLKFLRRTPWARTKVEQLYLDTFHGFQWPDIKK comes from the coding sequence ATCAAGTTAGAAGAGATTATTGTAAAACTTGAGCAGCAACTAGGCTGGAAAGAAATGGCAGCCGCCGTAGATATTAACTGCTTCAAAGATAATCCAAGCGTTAAATCTAGTCTCAAATTCTTGCGCCGTACACCTTGGGCAAGAACCAAAGTGGAGCAACTGTATCTAGATACCTTCCACGGCTTTCAGTGGCCAGACATAAAAAAGTAA
- a CDS encoding DUF1496 domain-containing protein — translation MKFLICLITVNLISLPVLAATPANLRLYGEIPKQVCWYEGKSYSEGSLLQQFDMLFVCATKKYNEDNSKLVWVKADASGAPIRPEISDKIRVN, via the coding sequence ATGAAGTTTTTAATTTGTTTAATCACTGTTAATTTGATCTCACTGCCTGTTTTGGCTGCAACGCCCGCTAATTTAAGGTTATATGGAGAAATACCAAAGCAAGTTTGTTGGTATGAAGGAAAGTCATATAGCGAAGGCTCGCTATTGCAACAGTTTGACATGCTGTTTGTCTGCGCAACAAAAAAGTACAACGAAGACAATAGTAAACTGGTGTGGGTCAAGGCAGATGCGTCTGGTGCGCCAATTAGACCTGAAATTTCGGATAAAATTAGGGTAAACTAG
- a CDS encoding TIGR02647 family protein: protein MALDQKLLDELTLLARFPRHSLHQGIKIHRSAPEGIQGAAMRLFEKGVIDSPDGGYLTDLGHDLIGHFDHVYSALK, encoded by the coding sequence ATGGCATTAGACCAAAAATTGTTGGATGAGTTGACCTTACTAGCTAGATTTCCAAGACATAGTTTGCATCAGGGGATAAAAATTCATAGGAGTGCGCCAGAAGGTATACAAGGTGCAGCGATGCGGCTATTTGAAAAAGGGGTCATTGACAGCCCCGATGGGGGTTATTTGACTGATCTTGGTCACGACCTTATTGGCCATTTTGATCATGTCTATAGCGCGTTGAAATAA
- the maiA gene encoding maleylacetoacetate isomerase: MKLYTYFRSSAAYRVRIALNLKGLDHELVPVNLLKSEQSGEAYLSKNGQGLLPALETEHGILAQSLAILEWLEETQTGQALLPQNPWQKAQVRNFCYAIACDIHPIDNLRVLKYLSNELGASDEQKNEWYRHWVIEGFKKLEPMIGDGQFCFGTEPTLADVCLVPQVFNALRFKVDMTAFPKISRVYEYCNTLNAFSDAAPENQLDAQ; encoded by the coding sequence TTGAAACTCTATACTTATTTTCGCTCATCTGCAGCCTATCGTGTGCGTATTGCTTTAAACCTTAAAGGATTAGACCACGAGTTAGTCCCTGTAAACTTGCTTAAATCGGAGCAAAGCGGCGAGGCATATTTAAGTAAAAACGGTCAAGGGTTACTACCGGCTCTTGAAACTGAGCATGGCATTCTTGCACAATCTTTAGCGATATTGGAGTGGCTGGAAGAAACCCAAACAGGCCAAGCATTGCTACCACAGAATCCTTGGCAAAAAGCGCAGGTAAGAAACTTTTGCTACGCCATCGCCTGTGATATCCACCCTATCGATAACTTGCGGGTACTTAAATATCTCTCAAATGAACTAGGTGCATCTGACGAGCAAAAAAATGAGTGGTATCGCCACTGGGTTATCGAAGGCTTTAAAAAGCTAGAGCCTATGATTGGCGACGGTCAATTTTGCTTTGGCACGGAGCCCACGCTCGCGGATGTTTGTTTAGTACCACAAGTGTTTAATGCACTGCGTTTTAAAGTAGATATGACTGCATTTCCTAAGATCAGTCGAGTGTACGAATATTGTAATACGCTTAATGCGTTTTCTGATGCGGCGCCTGAAAATCAATTAGACGCACAATAG
- the hmgA gene encoding homogentisate 1,2-dioxygenase yields the protein MSQEFQYLTGFGNQFESEALPGALPIGQFSPQKVKYDLYAEQYNTTAFTAPRADNRRNWFYRIRPSVLQGEYEAIDNGLLRTAPITEAVTPPSMLRWNPIDIPQEKTDFVDGLVTMAANGSANGQSGIGIHVYVANASMEGRYFYNADGELLFVPQQGELILHTECGKLAIKPGEIAVIPRGIKFNVELLSDTVRGYICENYGHPYILPERGPVGANGYTNERDFQYPVAAFEDKEGDFELVAKFNGNLFRCEIGHSPLDVVAWTGNSAPYKYDLARFNVMNTVSFDHPDPSIFTVLTSPSGTPGVANVDFVIFPPRWMVAENTFRPPYYHRNIMSEFMGLIEGVYDAKEHGFVPGGMSLHNCMSPHGPEADVFEKASNAELAPQRYENTLAFMFESRYIISPTKYALEGKARQPNYADCWKGIKKYFKGA from the coding sequence ATGAGCCAAGAATTTCAATATTTAACTGGGTTTGGTAATCAATTTGAAAGTGAAGCACTACCCGGCGCTTTACCTATTGGTCAGTTTTCACCGCAAAAAGTAAAATACGACCTCTATGCAGAACAATATAACACCACCGCTTTTACAGCGCCTCGTGCTGACAATCGTCGAAATTGGTTCTACCGTATTCGCCCTTCCGTTTTACAAGGTGAATATGAAGCGATAGATAATGGCCTACTGCGCACAGCACCAATAACTGAAGCCGTTACCCCTCCTTCCATGTTGCGCTGGAATCCTATCGATATACCACAAGAAAAAACAGACTTTGTCGATGGCTTAGTAACGATGGCAGCTAACGGCAGTGCCAATGGCCAAAGCGGGATTGGTATTCATGTATATGTTGCTAACGCATCAATGGAAGGCCGCTACTTCTATAATGCGGACGGCGAGCTGTTGTTCGTCCCACAGCAAGGCGAACTCATTTTACACACAGAATGCGGTAAACTCGCAATTAAACCGGGAGAGATTGCCGTTATCCCTCGTGGTATCAAATTTAATGTAGAGCTTTTAAGCGATACGGTACGTGGTTATATTTGTGAAAACTACGGACACCCTTATATTTTGCCTGAGCGAGGCCCTGTTGGTGCGAATGGCTATACCAACGAACGTGACTTTCAATACCCGGTTGCCGCCTTTGAGGACAAAGAAGGTGATTTTGAACTCGTTGCAAAGTTTAATGGTAATTTGTTCCGCTGTGAGATTGGCCACTCACCGCTTGATGTGGTTGCATGGACAGGTAACAGCGCCCCATACAAATATGATTTAGCACGATTTAACGTAATGAACACCGTAAGCTTTGATCACCCAGATCCGTCAATCTTTACTGTACTTACTTCTCCATCAGGCACACCTGGTGTTGCAAACGTAGACTTTGTGATCTTCCCACCGCGCTGGATGGTGGCAGAAAATACATTCCGTCCACCTTATTATCACCGTAATATCATGAGTGAATTTATGGGACTGATTGAAGGGGTTTACGATGCTAAAGAACATGGTTTTGTGCCAGGTGGTATGAGTCTACACAACTGTATGTCTCCACATGGACCAGAAGCGGATGTATTTGAAAAAGCGAGTAATGCAGAGCTTGCACCACAGCGCTATGAAAACACACTCGCGTTTATGTTTGAGTCACGTTACATTATCTCTCCAACTAAGTATGCTTTAGAAGGCAAAGCGCGTCAGCCTAACTATGCTGATTGCTGGAAAGGCATTAAAAAGTACTTTAAAGGAGCATAA
- a CDS encoding MarR family winged helix-turn-helix transcriptional regulator, translated as MSKNHKKLLNINDFLPYQLVSLSTKVSNDFAHVYEQKGELTQPQWRVLSHAIQNEGLTAKHICELASMDKSTVSRAIKQLQDRELIEMLVSPSDKRAKTIAVTEQGRALYQTLTPLALAWEAELLSCFSYEQKENLVQLLKLLQSAVDEKELAHSLRTSSI; from the coding sequence ATGTCTAAAAATCATAAAAAACTGCTGAATATAAACGATTTTTTACCGTATCAGCTCGTTTCACTGTCAACAAAAGTGAGCAATGACTTTGCGCACGTCTATGAACAAAAGGGAGAATTAACACAGCCACAATGGCGGGTGTTATCTCACGCAATACAGAATGAGGGGCTCACTGCTAAGCACATATGCGAATTAGCAAGCATGGATAAATCAACCGTTTCAAGAGCAATTAAGCAGTTACAAGACAGAGAGTTGATTGAGATGTTAGTGAGTCCAAGTGATAAACGTGCAAAAACTATTGCAGTGACAGAGCAAGGAAGAGCGCTTTATCAAACATTAACGCCGCTTGCATTGGCATGGGAAGCTGAACTACTCAGTTGTTTTAGCTATGAACAGAAAGAGAATTTAGTACAACTACTGAAATTATTACAGTCCGCAGTAGATGAAAAAGAGCTTGCACACTCGCTTAGAACAAGCTCTATATAG
- a CDS encoding TonB-dependent receptor, whose protein sequence is MKIQLRKNALTLAIAASLGMSGMAVAADTSSSIKGQIVGPQGNPAADTKIIIVHEPTGTRRVVTTNDTGTYNASGLRVGGPYTITIDSNKFRDAELRNIYLSLGEAQKIDQQLSELQMESIVVTGTPVLFNSSANDTYYGADAIKSTPSINRDIKDVVRNNPLVVIQPGNDSAMTIAGSNPRTNSITVDGIPLNDDFGLNSGGYPTQRNPFPLDALDQVTVQVAPTNAKSSGFTGGNVDAVFKSGTNEITGSVFYEKMTDSWAGTPKNEGKEVPLEFEEENYGFSIGAPLIENKLFFFGAYEKYESPQSIEWGPAGSGIGANETNITQSDLAAVRKIASEVYGVDNIGSADAQPQLEDEKYIIKLDWNINDYHRANFVYMFNEGNRTNNMTQKASELHLSTYWYNKSEKLNNFSSTLYSDWTDDFSTQISITSKSVETGQISLDSALGLGDITIDNIDVDGDGTKGTINFGSDASRHSNSLENDLTTFKFDGTYLLDEHTLEFGIKYDILDVENLYLDGSKGVITFNSLEDFATRQLSTYSYSNGIGNNPDAVAAAFKRKDLALYVNDRWDFSDELAFSFGLRYERLGSDDKPAFNQDVFDRTGFDNTYNLDGADIWLPRAGFTYYMNEDVTIRGSVGRYAGGNPNVWISNSYSNDGFSRQNFSARGVTAPASILNTIPQEAIDGINNANRGSVSNFIDPNFDIPSQWTYMLNADVTLDIPGLGDGFAWTTTAIFTDKENTAEWVNAALLQEGDVVGSTADGALPFYDTRELEIMLTNADKNGRSIILSTGLSKTWDNGFKFDMSYTHQDITEGNPGGSSTARSNYRYGHFLDHQETQIGTSTYETEHRFVFNLGYSTEFIENYKTNFNLFFERRSGSAYSHLTKWQNLTGGKYFDQDLIQPSGFGSTFGGNYLAYVPTANDPNVLRYEGVTEAEVLAHFEDLGLSGYAGGFVDRSAGKSPWTTSMDLYISQELPGFTKDHKGEVYFVINNLINLIDSSAGKVYRQDFGTNNVIEMDIDPATGKYIIGETTFDKSKFEAEDSTYRIKIGVRYNF, encoded by the coding sequence ATGAAAATCCAACTTCGCAAAAATGCACTTACGCTTGCTATCGCTGCAAGTTTAGGCATGAGTGGCATGGCGGTTGCGGCAGATACATCTTCGTCTATAAAAGGACAGATCGTAGGACCTCAAGGTAATCCAGCTGCAGACACTAAGATTATCATCGTTCACGAACCGACAGGTACACGCCGCGTTGTTACAACGAATGACACTGGTACGTACAACGCATCAGGTCTTCGCGTTGGTGGTCCATACACCATCACTATCGACTCAAACAAATTCCGTGACGCTGAGCTGCGTAACATTTACCTATCTCTAGGTGAAGCACAAAAGATCGACCAGCAGCTAAGCGAATTGCAAATGGAGTCTATCGTAGTTACTGGTACTCCAGTACTATTTAACTCTTCTGCAAACGACACTTATTACGGTGCTGATGCAATCAAGAGCACGCCTAGTATCAACCGTGATATTAAAGACGTAGTAAGAAATAACCCGCTAGTTGTCATCCAACCTGGTAACGACAGTGCGATGACAATCGCAGGCTCAAACCCGCGTACAAACTCTATTACTGTTGATGGTATTCCGCTAAACGATGACTTCGGTCTTAACTCTGGTGGCTACCCAACACAGCGTAACCCATTCCCTCTGGACGCGCTTGACCAAGTAACCGTTCAAGTAGCACCAACAAATGCTAAATCAAGTGGCTTTACTGGTGGTAACGTTGATGCGGTATTTAAGTCTGGCACTAACGAAATCACTGGTAGCGTTTTCTATGAGAAAATGACTGACAGCTGGGCTGGTACGCCTAAAAACGAAGGTAAAGAAGTTCCACTAGAGTTTGAAGAAGAGAACTATGGCTTCTCAATCGGTGCTCCTCTTATTGAAAACAAACTATTTTTCTTCGGTGCATACGAAAAGTATGAATCTCCTCAGTCAATTGAATGGGGTCCAGCAGGTTCAGGTATCGGCGCCAACGAAACTAATATCACACAAAGCGATTTAGCAGCTGTACGCAAAATTGCTTCTGAAGTATATGGTGTCGATAACATCGGTAGCGCAGACGCACAACCACAACTAGAAGATGAAAAATACATCATCAAACTAGATTGGAACATCAACGACTATCACCGTGCAAACTTCGTATATATGTTTAACGAAGGTAACCGCACAAACAACATGACTCAGAAAGCTAGTGAGCTTCACCTAAGCACTTATTGGTATAATAAGTCAGAGAAACTAAATAACTTCAGCTCAACACTATACTCTGACTGGACGGATGATTTCTCAACGCAAATCAGTATTACGAGCAAGTCTGTTGAAACCGGTCAAATCTCACTAGACAGCGCTTTAGGTCTAGGCGATATCACAATTGACAATATCGATGTTGATGGAGATGGTACTAAAGGCACAATTAACTTCGGTTCAGATGCTAGCCGCCACTCAAATTCACTAGAAAACGACCTCACAACATTCAAGTTTGACGGTACTTATCTACTTGACGAACATACACTAGAGTTCGGTATTAAGTACGACATTCTAGACGTTGAAAACCTATATTTAGATGGTTCTAAAGGTGTTATCACATTTAACAGCCTAGAGGACTTTGCCACACGTCAATTATCAACATATTCATATAGTAATGGTATTGGTAATAATCCAGATGCAGTTGCAGCAGCATTTAAACGTAAAGACCTTGCCCTATACGTGAACGACCGTTGGGATTTCAGCGATGAACTAGCATTTAGCTTTGGTCTTCGTTACGAGCGTCTAGGTTCTGACGACAAACCAGCGTTCAACCAAGACGTATTTGATAGAACGGGTTTTGATAACACTTATAATCTAGATGGCGCTGACATTTGGTTACCTCGTGCAGGCTTTACATACTACATGAACGAAGACGTAACTATCCGTGGTAGTGTAGGTCGTTATGCTGGTGGTAACCCTAACGTTTGGATCTCAAACTCTTACTCAAACGATGGTTTCAGTCGTCAAAACTTCTCTGCTAGAGGAGTTACCGCACCTGCAAGTATCCTAAATACTATTCCGCAAGAAGCTATCGACGGTATTAACAATGCGAATCGCGGTTCGGTTTCTAACTTTATCGATCCTAACTTCGATATTCCATCGCAGTGGACATATATGCTAAATGCTGATGTAACACTTGACATCCCAGGCCTTGGTGACGGATTCGCGTGGACTACGACTGCTATCTTCACAGATAAAGAAAATACCGCTGAATGGGTGAATGCAGCACTTCTTCAAGAAGGCGATGTAGTAGGTTCTACTGCTGATGGTGCATTACCATTCTACGATACCCGTGAACTTGAGATTATGCTAACGAACGCAGATAAAAACGGTCGTTCAATTATCCTAAGTACTGGTCTTTCTAAAACGTGGGATAATGGCTTCAAGTTTGATATGTCTTATACTCATCAAGACATCACTGAAGGTAACCCTGGTGGTTCCTCAACTGCCCGTAGTAACTACCGATACGGTCACTTCTTAGACCACCAAGAAACACAAATCGGTACTTCTACCTATGAAACTGAGCACCGCTTTGTATTTAATCTAGGCTACTCAACTGAATTTATTGAAAACTATAAAACGAATTTCAATCTATTCTTTGAGCGTCGTTCAGGTTCAGCATATAGCCACCTAACTAAATGGCAGAACCTTACTGGCGGTAAATACTTTGATCAAGACCTAATTCAACCTTCAGGCTTTGGTTCAACGTTCGGCGGTAACTACCTAGCTTATGTACCAACTGCCAACGATCCTAATGTACTTCGTTATGAAGGTGTAACCGAAGCGGAAGTATTAGCTCATTTCGAAGATCTTGGACTCTCAGGTTATGCGGGTGGTTTTGTAGACCGTAGCGCTGGAAAGTCACCTTGGACAACCTCTATGGATCTGTATATTTCTCAGGAATTGCCTGGATTTACTAAAGATCATAAAGGTGAGGTTTACTTCGTAATTAACAATCTTATTAACCTGATTGATTCTTCAGCTGGTAAGGTTTATAGACAAGACTTTGGTACAAACAATGTAATAGAGATGGATATTGACCCAGCAACTGGTAAATACATCATCGGCGAAACTACATTCGACAAGAGTAAGTTTGAAGCAGAAGACTCAACTTACCGTATCAAGATCGGCGTACGTTACAACTTCTAA
- a CDS encoding S1/P1 nuclease, giving the protein MLRKSLSLLFAVGMTITTSSAHAWGQNGHRIIGELAEAHLTEQTRVAIQPLLEGDSLAEISNWADEMRSDPSTFWRKQSSKWHYINIDNPKAMHEHVHADLNDREKVKHILDGIYYSINTLKSESKSIDEKRFAFRFLVHLVGDSHQPFHAGRGKDRGGNMIKVKFFGSDSNLHSTWDTKLIENENLSFTEFTRFIQTTNNEIIAEYLDSSPADWLLESNNIAEKVYNSNETEISYGYIYKYMPTIKFRLQQGGIRLAGLLNQIYDPNSKPLVSSLKSANKITVNH; this is encoded by the coding sequence ATGTTACGTAAAAGCTTGTCATTACTTTTCGCTGTAGGGATGACTATCACGACGTCAAGTGCACACGCCTGGGGTCAAAATGGTCATAGGATCATTGGCGAATTGGCCGAGGCACATTTAACCGAGCAGACTCGCGTTGCGATTCAACCTTTATTAGAGGGTGACTCTCTGGCTGAAATTTCGAATTGGGCAGACGAGATGCGTTCGGATCCAAGCACATTTTGGCGTAAACAATCTTCGAAGTGGCATTACATCAATATCGACAACCCAAAAGCAATGCACGAGCATGTCCATGCCGATCTGAATGACAGAGAAAAAGTAAAACACATCCTAGATGGCATCTACTACTCCATCAATACATTAAAGTCAGAATCTAAATCAATCGATGAAAAGCGTTTCGCGTTCCGTTTCCTAGTCCACCTTGTTGGTGACAGCCATCAGCCATTTCACGCAGGTCGCGGCAAAGACCGTGGCGGTAACATGATTAAAGTAAAGTTCTTTGGCAGTGATTCAAACTTACACAGTACTTGGGACACCAAATTAATCGAAAATGAAAATCTTTCATTTACAGAATTTACACGTTTTATTCAAACCACAAATAATGAAATAATTGCTGAATACTTAGACAGCTCGCCTGCAGATTGGTTGCTTGAGTCAAATAATATTGCTGAAAAAGTTTATAATAGCAATGAAACTGAAATAAGTTACGGTTACATTTATAAATATATGCCAACAATCAAATTTAGGCTTCAACAAGGTGGCATTAGATTAGCTGGCTTATTAAACCAAATTTATGATCCTAATTCTAAACCGCTGGTTTCATCACTGAAATCAGCAAATAAAATAACAGTTAACCATTAG
- a CDS encoding PhnD/SsuA/transferrin family substrate-binding protein, which produces MSNINTLKIHVPIKSLALDVLVRACEDEVVTRQYGQVKVYWGGSLAEQIEFLAKGIADLILTKDNIMSALMAESTHSYRPVIGYPAYSAFFISNTEKPKLSKSYFLDKKIGLLDYPTSRSGHILPKSAFKELDIDINALDITYLSSHQALRNRLAAGEVDIIASYWSEEDEQRFSKNYITPIANNVSGSKWYLKMNNNNTDLACAMQEIINQVAQLRTSSYFDKVDRYWQCETLPYSFIGEESGR; this is translated from the coding sequence GTGTCCAATATCAACACGTTAAAAATACATGTTCCGATTAAAAGTCTCGCGTTAGACGTATTAGTTAGAGCATGTGAAGATGAAGTGGTCACAAGGCAATATGGACAAGTGAAAGTGTATTGGGGAGGAAGTCTCGCTGAGCAAATAGAGTTTCTTGCAAAGGGGATCGCTGATCTTATTTTAACGAAAGACAATATCATGTCGGCTTTGATGGCTGAATCAACGCATAGTTATAGGCCTGTTATAGGGTATCCGGCTTATTCCGCGTTTTTCATATCAAACACAGAAAAACCCAAGTTATCTAAATCTTATTTCTTAGATAAAAAAATAGGGTTGCTTGACTATCCAACAAGTCGCTCTGGCCACATATTACCAAAAAGTGCGTTTAAAGAATTAGATATCGATATTAACGCGCTCGATATTACCTATTTAAGCTCGCATCAAGCGCTCCGCAATCGGTTAGCTGCTGGCGAGGTTGATATTATTGCATCTTACTGGTCCGAAGAAGATGAGCAACGGTTTTCGAAGAATTACATTACGCCAATTGCAAATAATGTCAGTGGCAGTAAATGGTATTTAAAAATGAACAACAATAACACCGATTTAGCTTGCGCAATGCAGGAAATTATTAACCAAGTTGCTCAATTAAGAACATCTAGTTACTTTGATAAGGTAGATAGATACTGGCAATGTGAAACTTTACCTTATAGCTTTATTGGAGAAGAAAGTGGACGTTAG